A stretch of the Arthrobacter stackebrandtii genome encodes the following:
- a CDS encoding TetR/AcrR family transcriptional regulator: MPRISPTKQAILAAALELGAQHGISGTTMDEVAEWAGVAKGSVYYNFSSKDKLFEELLTAGVGQLSDTLRAARESAAGFGAVEAMVRGMLALIAENQALAKLMAAEIFRTDRVWQNAVQVLRREAVGEIAGALEPLVPAGTGEGARLLMAGGIFGATLVGGLEWLLFTPDTPAGDVAAAILFTFSGALAS; this comes from the coding sequence GTGCCTCGCATCTCGCCCACCAAACAGGCCATTCTGGCCGCCGCCCTGGAGCTCGGCGCGCAGCACGGGATTTCCGGGACCACCATGGATGAGGTGGCGGAGTGGGCCGGGGTGGCGAAGGGCAGCGTCTACTACAATTTTTCCTCCAAGGACAAGCTCTTTGAGGAGCTGTTGACGGCGGGGGTGGGGCAGTTGTCGGACACGCTGCGGGCGGCCCGTGAATCGGCGGCCGGCTTTGGTGCGGTGGAGGCAATGGTGCGCGGCATGCTGGCACTGATCGCGGAGAACCAGGCCCTGGCCAAGCTCATGGCGGCGGAGATTTTCCGCACGGACCGGGTGTGGCAGAACGCCGTGCAGGTGCTGCGGCGCGAGGCCGTGGGCGAGATCGCCGGCGCTCTGGAGCCGCTGGTTCCTGCCGGCACCGGTGAGGGCGCACGGCTGTTGATGGCCGGCGGCATTTTTGGCGCCACCCTGGTGGGCGGGCTGGAATGGCTGTTGTTCACCCCCGACACCCCGGCCGGCGACGTCGCCGCAGCCATCCTCTTCACGTTCTCCGGAGCCCTCGCCTCCTGA